In Longimicrobium sp., one genomic interval encodes:
- a CDS encoding anti-sigma regulatory factor — translation MTATSAMTMLTPGSEAYAIRSDADVVAARQAVRARAVELRFSLVDQTKIVTAASELARNTLVYGGGGSMRIETVDRPPRTGLRMVFEDSGPGIADVQQALRDGFTTGGGLGLGLGGSRRLLDEMEIESAAGQGTRITGTKWK, via the coding sequence ATGACGGCGACGTCGGCGATGACGATGCTGACGCCGGGGAGTGAGGCGTACGCCATCCGCAGCGACGCCGACGTGGTGGCCGCGCGCCAGGCCGTGCGCGCGCGGGCTGTGGAGCTGCGCTTCTCCCTGGTGGACCAGACCAAGATCGTGACCGCCGCCAGCGAGCTCGCGCGCAACACCCTCGTCTACGGCGGGGGCGGGTCGATGCGCATCGAGACCGTCGACCGCCCGCCGCGCACGGGGCTGCGCATGGTTTTCGAGGACAGCGGGCCCGGCATCGCGGACGTGCAGCAGGCGCTGCGCGACGGCTTCACCACCGGCGGCGGGCTGGGGCTGGGGCTGGGCGGATCGAGGCGGCTGCTGGACGAGATGGAGATCGAATCCGCGGCGGGGCAGGGGACGCGCATCACGGGAACCAAGTGGAAGTAG
- a CDS encoding STAS domain-containing protein has protein sequence MERIPILKMGRVLLVTIQVDMHDRLALALQDDLTTRIAQSGARGVLIDISSLDVVDSFIGRVLANIAAMSRVLDAQTVVVGMQPAVAITLVELGLSLPGVRTALNVERGMELLRVALAEEEDDGDVGDDDADAGE, from the coding sequence ATGGAGCGCATCCCGATCCTCAAGATGGGTCGCGTCCTCCTGGTGACGATCCAGGTGGACATGCACGACCGGCTCGCCCTGGCGCTGCAGGACGACCTCACCACGCGCATCGCGCAGAGCGGCGCGCGCGGGGTGCTGATCGACATCTCGTCGCTGGACGTGGTGGACTCGTTCATCGGGCGGGTGCTGGCCAACATCGCCGCCATGAGCCGCGTGCTGGACGCGCAGACGGTGGTGGTGGGGATGCAGCCCGCCGTCGCCATCACCCTGGTGGAGCTGGGCCTCTCCCTCCCCGGCGTGCGCACGGCGCTCAACGTGGAGCGGGGGATGGAGCTGCTGCGCGTGGCGCTGGCGGAGGAGGAGGATGACGGCGACGTCGGCGATGACGATGCTGACGCCGGGGAGTGA
- a CDS encoding STAS domain-containing protein — translation MDSSTTQIVTDLLTSDPHGLQEAWIAEQLASPDTRPDLITEAELRQQSGEFLQLLREALRSGGPADPDSPGWAPLREMLGRVSRARALKGFTPSETATFVFSLRGPLFERLRAAAGDDVARYHEGLRGVTTLVDRLGLHTTEVFQRSREEVIHRQQQELMELSTPVVKLWDGILAVPLIGTLDSARTQVVMESLLQRIVDTEATVAIIDITGVPTVDTLVAQHLLKTVAAARLMGADCIISGIRPQIAQTIVHLGVELHGAATKATLADAILMALRQTGWRVTRPAKG, via the coding sequence ATGGACAGCAGCACCACGCAGATCGTCACGGACCTTCTCACGAGCGACCCGCACGGGCTGCAGGAGGCGTGGATCGCCGAGCAGCTCGCCTCGCCGGACACGCGGCCGGACCTGATCACCGAGGCCGAGCTCCGCCAGCAGTCCGGCGAGTTCCTCCAGCTCCTGCGCGAGGCGCTGCGCAGCGGCGGGCCCGCGGATCCCGACAGCCCCGGCTGGGCGCCCCTCCGCGAGATGCTGGGGCGCGTGTCGCGGGCGCGGGCGCTCAAGGGGTTCACGCCCTCCGAGACGGCCACCTTCGTCTTTTCGCTGCGCGGCCCCCTCTTCGAGCGGCTGCGCGCGGCGGCGGGCGACGACGTGGCGCGCTACCACGAAGGGCTGCGGGGCGTCACCACGCTGGTGGACCGGCTGGGGCTGCACACCACCGAAGTCTTCCAGCGCAGCCGCGAGGAGGTCATCCACCGGCAGCAGCAGGAGCTGATGGAGCTCTCCACCCCCGTGGTGAAGCTGTGGGACGGCATCCTGGCCGTGCCGCTCATCGGCACGCTGGACAGCGCGCGCACGCAGGTGGTGATGGAGAGCCTGCTGCAGCGCATCGTGGACACCGAGGCGACCGTCGCCATCATCGACATCACGGGCGTGCCCACGGTGGACACCCTCGTCGCGCAGCACCTGCTGAAGACGGTGGCGGCGGCGCGGCTGATGGGGGCCGACTGCATCATCAGCGGCATCCGGCCGCAGATCGCGCAGACCATCGTGCACCTGGGGGTGGAGCTGCACGGCGCCGCCACCAAGGCCACGCTGGCCGACGCCATCCTCATGGCGCTGCGCCAGACCGGGTGGCGGGTCACGCGCCCCGCCAAGGGCTGA